In one Mangrovibacterium diazotrophicum genomic region, the following are encoded:
- a CDS encoding DsrE family protein, with product MNENNNKLAVIWTSGDPEVAQKVCFMYTLNAKKQGWFDEVVLIVWGPSAKLLAENEDLQADVKKMMEAGVVVEACISCAKMYNVAEDLSDLDIDVRPMGVPLTNYLKEGWHTLNF from the coding sequence ATGAACGAAAACAATAACAAGCTGGCCGTTATTTGGACGAGCGGCGATCCTGAAGTTGCCCAAAAGGTGTGTTTCATGTACACGCTGAATGCCAAAAAGCAAGGTTGGTTCGACGAGGTTGTCCTGATCGTGTGGGGGCCATCAGCGAAGCTACTCGCCGAAAATGAAGATCTTCAGGCCGACGTGAAAAAAATGATGGAGGCCGGTGTAGTCGTCGAAGCCTGCATCAGTTGCGCCAAAATGTACAATGTTGCCGAAGATTTAAGTGATTTGGATATTGATGTACGCCCGATGGGAGTCCCGCTAACCAACTATTTAAAAGAAGGTTGGCACACGCTCAATTTCTGA
- a CDS encoding glycan-binding surface protein, whose translation MKTKFRYLYIALIALVLGTVYSACSDEETSGTPRIDYIRITAPESSDSLIVSAGQGQLIAIIGENLGGAVAIEFNQLAASLSMPYITNTSILVRVPSEVPTEVTNQMVVYFNDGTSLMHDFTVSINKPSVTSMDCEYVNDGGLAVIHGNYFYEPLIVVFPGELEGEVVSVEDETIKVIVPAGTSPGQIAVKSSFGTGLSSFKFRDDRNIIINSDPFVGWAGSNYVVSNPGDGDPELINGNYIRVKQQIGAWGWTDVVAGSPSDMGELSKNIPDDAILHPDLYSLKFEVNTINPFNGSGVRFVLGLNGYDPGSYTWSPPYDSEGNWETITISFKEMVDAYVAAGSEMAVNIDGYYTRMTIFGGTALNCDMCFDNFRIVPNRY comes from the coding sequence ATGAAAACGAAATTTCGATACTTATATATCGCACTGATTGCCTTGGTACTGGGGACAGTTTACAGCGCATGCAGTGACGAAGAAACTTCGGGAACACCCCGGATTGACTATATCCGGATCACGGCGCCGGAATCGTCGGATTCGCTGATCGTGAGTGCCGGGCAAGGACAATTAATTGCCATAATCGGTGAGAACCTGGGCGGAGCTGTTGCCATCGAATTCAACCAATTGGCGGCCTCACTCAGCATGCCGTACATTACCAACACTTCAATTTTGGTTCGCGTTCCGTCGGAAGTGCCAACAGAGGTGACCAACCAAATGGTTGTCTATTTTAATGATGGTACCAGCCTGATGCACGACTTCACGGTGTCCATCAACAAACCAAGCGTTACGTCGATGGATTGTGAGTATGTCAACGATGGCGGGCTGGCGGTCATTCATGGTAATTATTTCTACGAGCCACTTATCGTAGTTTTCCCGGGAGAACTGGAAGGAGAAGTTGTTTCGGTAGAAGATGAAACCATTAAAGTGATTGTACCGGCGGGAACGTCTCCGGGACAGATTGCTGTAAAATCGAGTTTTGGAACCGGTTTGTCTTCCTTTAAATTCCGCGACGACCGAAATATCATTATCAACAGCGATCCTTTCGTTGGCTGGGCAGGTTCAAATTATGTGGTTTCCAATCCGGGCGACGGAGATCCGGAACTGATCAACGGAAATTACATCCGTGTCAAACAGCAAATCGGAGCCTGGGGATGGACTGATGTTGTTGCGGGCTCACCATCCGACATGGGTGAGCTCAGCAAAAATATTCCTGACGATGCGATTCTGCATCCTGATTTGTACAGCCTGAAATTTGAGGTCAATACAATCAATCCGTTCAACGGCAGTGGCGTGAGATTCGTTTTAGGATTAAACGGTTACGATCCTGGTTCATATACCTGGAGTCCTCCGTACGACAGCGAAGGAAATTGGGAGACCATTACGATCTCGTTTAAAGAAATGGTTGATGCCTATGTTGCAGCAGGCTCCGAAATGGCAGTTAACATTGATGGCTACTATACACGAATGACCATTTTTGGCGGAACTGCTTTGAACTGCGATATGTGTTTTGACAATTTCAGAATTGTACCGAATCGATATTAA
- a CDS encoding glycoside hydrolase family 3 N-terminal domain-containing protein gives MYYRICIGLLLICQIAVAQTKQPIYKDPAYSPEARTKDLLQRMTLDEKVGQVLCFMGWEMYEIKGNDVLASNQFQTLEKEQLAGMLWATFRADPWTKKTLANGLNPELAAKAANALQRYSIEHSRLGIPMFFAEEAAHGHMAIGTTVFPTGLGQAATFNTELIEKMGKVIGEELRLQGAHIAYGPILDLAREPRWSRVEETYGEDPILVARMGEAMVAGLGGGDVTQPGSAISTLKHFIAYGGPESGVNGNASVVSHRDLLENYFPPFRDAIDAGALSVMTSYNSIDGVPSTMNKEYLTDILRDEWNFQGFSVSDLYSIQGIMGSHFVTKTVQDAAIKSIEAGTNVDLGGIAYAELRQAVKDGKLQESVIDSAAYNVLRWKFAMGLFDNPYVDPKKAKKEVHSEGNIALARELAQQSTVLLENKGVLPLNKKGVKLAVIGPNADVMYNQLGDYTSPQPDENVVTVLEGIQAKVGAKNVIYAKGCAIRDTTQTDIESAVKAAKSADVAVVVVGGSSARDFNTDYLATGAAVANSKLVSDMESGEGNDRMTLDLMGDQMKLLKAIKATGKPVVVIYIEGRPLNMNWASENADALLTAWYPGEQGGNGIADVLFGDYNPTGRLPISVPRGVGQLPVYYDKKNPVAHNYVEGTSAPLYTFGEGKSYSSFKYANLKIEPVDDFTYTVSFDLTNTGKYDGAEVPQLYLRDEYASTVRPIKQLQAFSYVYLKKGETKQVSFTLKKDMFSLIGVDYKWVIEPGDFKVMIGSSSKEAQLEGTITLKKGFQY, from the coding sequence ATGTATTATCGTATCTGTATCGGCTTGTTGCTGATCTGTCAAATTGCTGTTGCTCAAACGAAACAGCCGATTTATAAAGATCCTGCTTACTCGCCGGAAGCAAGAACAAAAGATTTGTTGCAACGAATGACGTTGGATGAAAAAGTTGGACAAGTCCTTTGTTTCATGGGCTGGGAGATGTATGAGATTAAAGGAAATGATGTGCTTGCTTCCAACCAGTTTCAAACCTTGGAAAAAGAGCAGTTAGCCGGCATGTTGTGGGCAACTTTTCGTGCCGATCCATGGACTAAAAAGACACTTGCAAACGGATTGAATCCGGAATTAGCAGCCAAGGCTGCCAATGCATTGCAGCGTTACAGTATCGAACATTCCCGTTTGGGAATCCCGATGTTTTTTGCAGAAGAAGCAGCCCACGGGCACATGGCTATCGGAACAACCGTATTCCCTACAGGACTGGGACAGGCCGCAACTTTCAATACCGAGTTGATCGAAAAGATGGGAAAAGTGATCGGAGAGGAACTGCGTTTGCAGGGCGCCCATATTGCGTACGGACCAATTTTGGATTTGGCCCGCGAACCGCGTTGGTCGCGTGTTGAGGAAACTTATGGCGAAGATCCGATCCTGGTTGCGCGGATGGGAGAAGCGATGGTTGCTGGTTTGGGCGGAGGTGACGTTACCCAACCGGGAAGTGCCATTTCAACCTTGAAACACTTTATTGCTTACGGGGGCCCCGAGTCGGGTGTGAACGGAAATGCTTCGGTGGTGAGCCATCGCGATTTGCTGGAGAATTATTTTCCGCCATTTCGCGATGCGATTGATGCCGGTGCTCTGTCGGTGATGACTTCATATAACTCAATCGATGGTGTTCCATCAACAATGAATAAAGAATACCTGACCGATATTTTGCGCGATGAGTGGAACTTCCAGGGATTTTCGGTTTCCGACTTGTACAGTATCCAGGGAATTATGGGCTCGCACTTTGTGACCAAGACGGTTCAGGATGCAGCGATCAAATCGATTGAAGCGGGAACGAATGTGGATTTAGGCGGGATTGCTTATGCTGAATTGCGTCAGGCCGTGAAGGATGGAAAGCTTCAGGAAAGTGTAATTGATTCGGCGGCTTACAATGTGCTGAGATGGAAATTCGCGATGGGATTGTTTGACAACCCTTATGTTGATCCGAAGAAAGCGAAGAAAGAGGTACACAGCGAAGGCAACATTGCACTGGCGCGCGAGCTTGCTCAGCAATCAACAGTTTTGTTAGAGAATAAAGGTGTTTTGCCATTAAATAAAAAAGGCGTTAAGCTGGCAGTGATTGGCCCCAATGCCGATGTGATGTACAACCAACTGGGAGACTACACTTCGCCGCAACCGGATGAAAATGTGGTAACTGTTTTGGAAGGTATTCAAGCGAAAGTGGGTGCTAAAAATGTGATTTACGCCAAAGGATGCGCGATCCGCGATACAACGCAAACGGATATCGAATCTGCTGTGAAAGCGGCCAAAAGTGCAGATGTTGCTGTTGTGGTTGTTGGTGGTTCCAGTGCCCGCGACTTCAATACCGATTACCTGGCAACCGGTGCTGCCGTGGCCAACAGCAAATTGGTAAGCGATATGGAAAGCGGTGAGGGGAACGACCGCATGACCTTAGATTTGATGGGCGATCAGATGAAACTGTTGAAAGCCATTAAAGCAACCGGAAAGCCGGTGGTAGTCATTTATATTGAAGGTCGCCCGTTGAACATGAACTGGGCATCGGAAAATGCAGATGCTTTGTTGACTGCCTGGTATCCGGGTGAGCAAGGTGGAAACGGTATTGCCGATGTGTTGTTCGGCGATTACAATCCAACTGGTCGTTTGCCGATCTCGGTACCTCGCGGAGTGGGCCAGTTGCCGGTTTATTACGACAAGAAGAACCCGGTTGCTCACAACTACGTGGAGGGAACTTCGGCTCCGTTGTACACTTTTGGTGAAGGTAAAAGTTATTCAAGCTTTAAATATGCGAATCTGAAGATTGAACCAGTGGATGATTTCACCTACACAGTTTCCTTCGACTTAACCAATACGGGCAAGTACGATGGGGCAGAGGTGCCGCAATTGTATTTGCGTGACGAGTACGCGTCGACTGTTCGCCCGATTAAGCAGTTGCAGGCTTTTTCGTATGTTTACCTTAAGAAAGGCGAAACCAAGCAGGTGTCTTTCACACTGAAGAAGGATATGTTTAGCTTGATTGGTGTTGATTACAAGTGGGTGATTGAACCAGGTGACTTTAAAGTGATGATTGGCTCGTCGTCGAAAGAGGCGCAGTTAGAAGGAACGATCACATTGAAAAAAGGATTTCAATATTAA
- a CDS encoding glycan-binding surface protein → MKDLLNNKIKHFLLILILFVAGANMVLVSCNDDDDDDNGGSKIELFSYGPMPIARGAELKFIGENLDQVTSIILPDSIVISAAEFTSVTSTLLTLTVPQTAEVGYVTLKTPQGDIVTKTQMGYSEPIAIDAFAPESIKPGSELTITGEYLNLIAEVIFSDKISVDSTLFTSQSRKELKLMVPAEAQTGPIAISNGAADPIIIVTEDTLFVTLPEIGSFTPAEIKAGETLTLSGTDLDLVKAVVFSGNKSVGSDLFASQSATAIEVPVPVDAQDGTIAVITASNIKIESVDELTMTAPTITAISPNPVKTAAVLTISGTDLDLVSAVTFTGDVDGVIASQSATEIQVTVPNEAVTGPVTVSTLSYKSAVSAELSLIKPTITAINPMALIAGNDISIAGTDLDLVTTVIFNSNLSVEVTADSETSITVTVPEAAESGTIKLVTINGDQVESAEYLDITTPNTPVITSITSEVYPGDLMVIEGTKLNFVESVIFQDGIKATQYGTRSETMIEVYVPENATSGTVTLTLVAFDMTEITSPEFKIPGTDPILSTTIMINDFEQHGDHNGWWDNSWSGISEILQENGNTFMRISTAASGDAWIINCNHQANGALGPIVADIEDYVFKLDIRIEEGVTGAENASTIQFVLGDSWKWYGAGLFPASTNGQWITISVPATSLGLSGTLNLSSGTNGLYGGPIPAGISFDNFRLDLK, encoded by the coding sequence ATGAAAGACTTACTAAATAATAAAATAAAGCATTTCCTGCTCATTCTGATTTTATTTGTGGCAGGTGCAAACATGGTCCTGGTATCATGTAATGATGACGACGATGATGACAACGGCGGTAGCAAAATCGAACTGTTTAGCTATGGTCCGATGCCGATTGCCCGAGGAGCTGAACTCAAGTTTATTGGCGAAAACCTGGACCAGGTAACGTCAATTATTCTCCCGGATAGTATTGTAATTTCGGCAGCCGAATTTACTTCGGTGACTTCAACGCTGTTGACTTTGACAGTGCCGCAGACGGCTGAAGTGGGGTACGTGACATTGAAAACTCCGCAAGGAGATATCGTTACGAAGACACAGATGGGCTATTCGGAACCAATAGCCATTGATGCATTTGCGCCGGAATCGATCAAACCCGGAAGTGAATTGACGATCACCGGTGAATATTTGAATTTAATTGCTGAGGTTATTTTCTCTGACAAGATTAGCGTGGACAGTACCCTGTTTACCAGTCAGTCGCGAAAAGAGCTTAAGCTGATGGTGCCGGCTGAAGCACAAACGGGGCCAATCGCTATTTCCAACGGTGCAGCCGATCCGATTATCATTGTAACGGAAGATACCTTGTTTGTAACGCTGCCCGAAATCGGATCGTTTACGCCAGCCGAGATCAAAGCCGGAGAAACATTAACCCTGAGTGGTACGGATCTGGATTTGGTTAAAGCGGTCGTATTTAGTGGAAACAAGAGTGTTGGCAGTGACCTTTTTGCATCGCAAAGTGCAACTGCAATTGAGGTCCCCGTACCGGTGGATGCGCAGGATGGAACGATCGCGGTGATCACCGCTTCAAATATCAAAATTGAATCAGTTGATGAGTTGACGATGACGGCACCAACGATTACCGCGATTTCTCCAAATCCGGTAAAAACTGCTGCTGTTTTAACCATATCCGGTACTGATCTGGATTTGGTGTCAGCCGTGACGTTTACCGGTGATGTTGATGGTGTGATTGCAAGCCAGTCGGCAACCGAGATTCAGGTAACTGTGCCCAATGAGGCAGTAACCGGGCCGGTAACCGTTTCAACACTTTCCTACAAGAGTGCTGTTAGTGCCGAGCTTAGTTTGATAAAACCAACAATTACGGCCATCAATCCAATGGCTTTGATTGCCGGAAACGATATCAGCATTGCAGGTACGGATCTGGATTTGGTAACAACCGTGATATTCAATAGCAATTTAAGTGTTGAGGTCACGGCCGATTCTGAAACTTCGATAACGGTGACGGTTCCCGAAGCAGCCGAGAGCGGTACCATCAAATTGGTTACAATCAACGGTGATCAGGTTGAATCCGCAGAATACCTGGATATTACCACACCGAATACGCCCGTTATCACCTCGATCACGAGTGAGGTTTATCCGGGCGATCTAATGGTTATTGAAGGTACGAAGCTGAACTTTGTTGAATCCGTCATCTTCCAGGACGGCATTAAGGCAACGCAGTACGGAACAAGATCGGAAACAATGATCGAAGTTTATGTTCCTGAAAATGCAACAAGTGGAACAGTTACATTGACATTGGTTGCTTTTGATATGACCGAAATAACTTCTCCCGAGTTTAAAATACCGGGAACGGATCCAATTCTGTCCACAACAATCATGATCAACGATTTTGAACAACATGGCGATCACAATGGATGGTGGGATAACAGCTGGTCCGGTATCTCCGAAATTCTTCAGGAAAATGGTAACACTTTCATGCGGATTAGCACTGCCGCTAGCGGCGACGCTTGGATCATTAACTGTAACCACCAGGCCAATGGTGCTTTGGGACCAATTGTGGCTGACATTGAAGACTATGTATTCAAACTGGACATCCGAATAGAAGAGGGTGTAACGGGAGCCGAAAATGCATCAACCATCCAATTTGTTCTTGGCGATAGCTGGAAGTGGTACGGTGCCGGCTTATTCCCGGCATCAACAAACGGACAGTGGATCACGATATCGGTGCCTGCAACTAGTTTAGGTTTGTCGGGAACACTGAATTTGTCCAGCGGAACCAATGGCCTTTACGGGGGACCAATTCCGGCCGGTATTTCATTCGATAACTTTAGACTCGACCTCAAATAA
- a CDS encoding YkgJ family cysteine cluster protein, with the protein MTYNFEKYQRFIANVDKLTESLSSLHSKHMQCRKGCDLCCMNYRIFPVEYFAVQQALSEKPVKTMESKDGSCVFLKDHACQIYEHRPFICRTHGLPLLYMNEDQWELSACELNFTEFDDEDFSAENTFPQDRFNSELFQLNKQFIADNKLNFSEFDLLEMKDLHKG; encoded by the coding sequence ATGACTTACAACTTCGAAAAGTACCAGCGCTTTATCGCCAACGTCGACAAGTTAACCGAATCACTTTCATCACTGCACAGCAAGCACATGCAATGCCGAAAAGGCTGCGACCTCTGCTGCATGAACTACCGGATTTTCCCGGTTGAATATTTTGCGGTGCAACAGGCATTGAGCGAGAAACCGGTTAAAACAATGGAATCGAAAGATGGTAGCTGTGTTTTTCTGAAGGATCACGCTTGCCAGATATACGAACACCGCCCGTTTATCTGCCGCACGCATGGACTTCCGTTACTTTATATGAACGAAGACCAATGGGAATTGTCGGCTTGCGAACTCAACTTCACCGAGTTTGACGATGAAGACTTCTCTGCAGAAAACACCTTCCCGCAAGATCGCTTCAACAGCGAGTTATTCCAGCTTAATAAGCAATTTATCGCCGATAACAAGCTCAACTTTTCGGAATTCGACTTACTGGAAATGAAAGATTTGCACAAGGGCTAA
- a CDS encoding glycosyl hydrolase, translated as MKIKILMALSLILLFACSDGSEETIKDPPVFKSSIPADKEENVSPATQIVVNFNEVVYLTDNHGITLNGNAVDVEESYTKILINAVLLKGEEYVVNIPKGALINMDGVLLAEAIQFSFSTEASVSVNLKQTLAVANPSAQAVNVFNFLLQNYGSKIVSAAMANVSWNTNEADWVYQHTSKYPAMTTFDYVHLQSSPANWIDYSQTAVVEDWWNNKGLVAAGWHWNVPVSEGSETISFYTENNSFSAADAVVSGTWENAVIEADLAKMAGYLKLLQAKNIPVIWRPLHEAAGNIYEYAGGTAWFWWGADGAEAYKSLWIYMFNYFEAEGLNNLIWVWTTQTKDDAFYPGDTYVDIVGRDIYNQSSASVIAAEFASIQETYSNKMITLSECGSVSTIPSQWSAGAQWSYFMPWYDYNRTNDPSSTAFSGTDHQHANAAWWISAMGSSTVITRQDMPSLK; from the coding sequence ATGAAGATAAAAATACTAATGGCTTTGTCGTTGATTTTGCTATTCGCCTGTTCGGATGGCAGTGAGGAAACGATAAAAGATCCACCTGTCTTTAAAAGCAGCATTCCCGCAGACAAGGAGGAGAATGTCAGCCCGGCGACGCAGATTGTTGTGAATTTTAATGAGGTGGTTTACCTGACAGATAATCACGGTATAACTTTGAATGGTAACGCTGTGGATGTGGAGGAATCGTATACCAAGATCCTGATTAACGCGGTATTGTTGAAAGGAGAGGAGTACGTTGTGAATATTCCCAAGGGAGCGCTAATCAATATGGATGGTGTGTTATTGGCGGAGGCCATTCAGTTTTCTTTTTCAACCGAAGCGTCCGTTTCTGTCAATCTGAAACAAACGCTGGCTGTGGCGAATCCATCCGCACAGGCCGTTAACGTGTTCAACTTTCTTTTACAGAATTACGGAAGCAAGATCGTGTCGGCCGCCATGGCCAATGTGAGTTGGAATACCAACGAAGCAGACTGGGTGTATCAACATACAAGCAAATATCCGGCAATGACTACTTTCGACTACGTGCATCTGCAAAGTTCGCCGGCCAACTGGATTGACTATTCGCAGACAGCAGTGGTGGAAGATTGGTGGAATAACAAAGGGCTGGTTGCGGCTGGCTGGCACTGGAATGTTCCCGTTTCGGAAGGTTCGGAAACCATTTCATTTTATACCGAAAACAACAGCTTTAGCGCTGCCGATGCGGTGGTTTCGGGCACGTGGGAAAATGCTGTTATTGAAGCCGATTTGGCAAAAATGGCCGGCTATCTGAAATTGTTGCAGGCAAAAAATATCCCGGTTATCTGGCGTCCATTGCACGAAGCTGCGGGCAACATCTACGAATACGCGGGCGGAACTGCCTGGTTTTGGTGGGGGGCCGATGGTGCCGAAGCCTACAAAAGCCTTTGGATTTACATGTTCAACTATTTTGAAGCTGAAGGGCTGAACAACCTGATTTGGGTGTGGACAACGCAGACCAAGGATGATGCCTTTTATCCGGGCGATACTTATGTAGATATCGTTGGGCGTGACATTTACAACCAGTCGAGCGCAAGTGTAATAGCGGCCGAGTTTGCTTCCATTCAGGAAACTTACAGCAATAAGATGATTACCTTGAGCGAATGCGGTAGCGTATCAACTATTCCTTCGCAATGGTCAGCCGGAGCGCAATGGTCATATTTTATGCCCTGGTACGACTACAACCGAACCAACGACCCGTCAAGCACCGCCTTTAGCGGTACCGACCACCAGCATGCCAATGCCGCCTGGTGGATTAGTGCGATGGGAAGCAGTACTGTAATAACCCGACAGGATATGCCCAGTTTGAAATAG
- the tpiA gene encoding triose-phosphate isomerase — protein MRKKVVAGNWKCNTTVQEGVELAKAVNELVAKADAKDVVVVLGAPFTHITKVVESVDASLVGVAAQNCAAEASGAYTGEVSAAMVKSTGAGYVILGHSERREYYGETSEILNKKVALTLANGLTPIYCCGEALEIREAGTQKAYVINQLEETIFNLSAEDFKKVIIAYEPIWAIGTGKTASTAQAQEMHKDIREAIAAKYGVEVAEEISILYGGSCKASNAPELFASADVDGGLIGGASLKAEDFIGIITAY, from the coding sequence ATGAGAAAGAAAGTAGTTGCCGGTAACTGGAAATGCAACACAACCGTTCAGGAAGGTGTTGAATTAGCAAAAGCTGTAAACGAACTGGTTGCCAAAGCAGACGCGAAAGACGTTGTCGTTGTTCTTGGAGCTCCTTTTACACATATTACCAAAGTTGTTGAATCAGTAGACGCTTCACTGGTTGGTGTTGCTGCTCAAAACTGTGCTGCTGAAGCTTCTGGTGCATACACTGGCGAAGTTTCTGCTGCGATGGTTAAATCAACAGGTGCTGGTTACGTAATCTTAGGTCACTCTGAAAGACGCGAATACTACGGTGAAACAAGCGAAATTTTGAACAAAAAAGTGGCTTTGACATTGGCTAACGGATTGACTCCAATCTACTGCTGCGGTGAAGCTTTGGAAATTCGCGAAGCTGGAACTCAAAAAGCATATGTTATCAACCAATTGGAAGAAACAATCTTCAATCTGAGCGCTGAAGACTTCAAAAAAGTGATCATCGCTTACGAACCAATCTGGGCAATCGGAACAGGTAAAACTGCTTCAACAGCGCAAGCTCAGGAAATGCACAAAGACATCCGTGAAGCTATTGCTGCAAAATACGGTGTTGAAGTTGCTGAAGAAATTTCAATTCTTTACGGTGGTAGCTGTAAAGCTAGCAACGCTCCTGAATTGTTCGCCAGCGCAGACGTTGACGGTGGTTTGATTGGTGGTGCTTCACTGAAAGCTGAAGACTTCATCGGTATCATTACTGCTTACTAA
- a CDS encoding RagB/SusD family nutrient uptake outer membrane protein yields the protein MKILRYSWLISLIALFALTNCSEDYLVRPPEDSLTDADFYKTDEEVMAATAPLYSRMWFDYNDKASFSIGDLRSGIMMAPWNSREFGAFNANGDNSEVIAGWNAFFTVIQQSNLAIRNVNTFATSDVSDEVKKMAIAEARFMRACAYRNLVLAWGPVPIITDNIAIMNSTDIKRNTISSIWEFLTREMRAVAEDLPEEPYATGRITKYSAEGMLARFYLSRAGVESTGGVRNEMYLDSAKYYAQHVIDNSGKSLMDDYRSLFLYPYDNNNESLFELQWVYSSAWGPSNSVPAYLAYSSDIGNGDGWGGAYGASWYVISQYEGINPIGTTGDTIRGATIDTRLYNTFMLPGAKYPEITQDYTADDGTVAQRECIYPNNTSDASFACTKKYIVGKAVDVAEGASSQHYPNNTYMLRLAEIYLIYAEAALGNSDESSDATALEYVNKIRRRAGLSNLPNEMGNGDKTYFTADDVFKERTLEFAMESMFMYDLSNIFYYNKPRALSILNNQDRGLFAVYPDTYPDPNYWTFVKTSWHTERSITATEGNFYLPVPTADLGSMPSLTEEPVDYYQSN from the coding sequence ATGAAGATACTAAGATACAGCTGGCTTATTAGCCTTATAGCACTGTTTGCCTTGACCAATTGTTCCGAAGATTACCTGGTTAGGCCACCCGAAGATTCACTGACTGATGCCGATTTTTATAAAACGGATGAGGAAGTGATGGCCGCAACTGCTCCGCTTTACAGCAGGATGTGGTTCGACTACAACGATAAAGCTTCGTTCAGTATTGGAGACCTGAGAAGCGGAATTATGATGGCTCCCTGGAATAGTCGCGAGTTTGGCGCCTTCAATGCCAATGGTGACAATTCGGAAGTTATTGCCGGGTGGAACGCATTCTTCACGGTGATCCAGCAATCGAACCTGGCGATCCGCAACGTGAATACCTTCGCTACTTCCGATGTTTCGGACGAAGTGAAAAAGATGGCGATTGCCGAAGCGCGCTTCATGAGAGCCTGCGCTTACCGCAATTTGGTGTTGGCCTGGGGGCCTGTCCCAATCATCACCGATAACATCGCCATTATGAATTCAACAGATATCAAGCGAAATACCATTTCGAGTATTTGGGAGTTCCTGACACGCGAGATGCGCGCTGTTGCTGAAGATTTGCCGGAAGAACCTTATGCGACAGGTCGAATTACCAAGTATTCGGCTGAAGGGATGCTGGCGCGTTTCTATTTGTCTCGTGCTGGTGTTGAATCAACAGGCGGCGTACGTAACGAGATGTACCTGGATAGTGCCAAATACTATGCTCAGCACGTGATTGACAACAGTGGCAAATCTCTGATGGACGATTACAGATCATTGTTTTTGTATCCTTACGACAACAACAACGAATCGCTCTTCGAATTGCAATGGGTATATTCCAGCGCGTGGGGCCCAAGTAATTCTGTTCCTGCCTATTTGGCTTACAGTTCCGATATCGGTAATGGCGATGGCTGGGGAGGCGCTTACGGTGCATCATGGTATGTTATTTCTCAATACGAAGGGATTAATCCGATTGGTACGACCGGCGATACAATTCGTGGTGCGACGATTGATACCCGTTTGTACAACACGTTTATGTTGCCGGGTGCAAAATATCCTGAGATTACACAGGATTATACCGCAGACGACGGAACCGTTGCCCAACGCGAATGTATTTACCCGAACAATACCAGCGATGCCAGCTTCGCCTGTACAAAAAAATACATTGTTGGTAAGGCGGTTGATGTGGCAGAAGGAGCATCTTCACAACATTATCCCAATAACACTTATATGTTGCGTTTAGCGGAAATCTACCTGATTTACGCGGAAGCTGCTTTGGGCAATAGCGACGAATCATCGGATGCAACAGCATTGGAGTACGTGAACAAGATTCGCCGCAGAGCTGGTTTGAGTAACCTGCCAAACGAAATGGGAAATGGGGACAAAACGTACTTTACGGCTGATGATGTTTTCAAAGAGCGGACGCTCGAATTTGCGATGGAAAGTATGTTTATGTACGATCTGAGTAACATCTTCTACTACAACAAACCAAGAGCATTGAGCATTCTGAATAACCAGGATCGCGGTTTGTTCGCCGTTTATCCGGATACCTACCCGGATCCAAACTACTGGACTTTTGTGAAAACATCCTGGCATACCGAGCGCTCGATCACCGCAACAGAAGGAAACTTCTATCTGCCTGTTCCTACTGCCGACCTGGGTAGTATGCCAAGCCTGACGGAAGAGCCGGTTGACTATTACCAAAGTAACTAA